The genomic interval ACCTGTGTGCTAAGGGCGGAGGCATCGCCGCAAGTGTACGAGGGACTACTCAAGGTCATCTACAACATTGCGGTGAGCTTTGGGCAGAACCCTGGCGGGTTTTATCATAAGTCTGGCGATTACTTTAAAGATAAGCAGGCGGTGGCGGAGGGGGCGGAGGAGTTTGTCAGGGCGTGTATGGCAGGGCAGGCGTTTGGCGACCTAATCAATATCAATAATTTCCCACAGATGACGCCTGAGGAGTTACGGCTTAGCGAGGAACATGATTCGAATCAACTACCCGCAATGGTGTATGCCGTGCCGTTTGATGCCAAGATAGACTGCCGCAATATCGGCCTCAAGCTCGTGACCAACGAGGAGATGGAGGCGATGTGGGACAAGGATATGCTTGAGGGCTGGTGGTCAACAGTTGGGGATATGTGGTGGGCAAGGTTTGAGGCGGTGCCACTAAGTGATGGGAGCGGCCGCTCACGGATAGTCTTGAGCCTGGGGAGACTCGAAGATAGCACGGAGGCTATGAGTATTTATCGACTCAAACCAGGAGAGACGGCGGAGACGATGTATGATAACCTGGGGCTTTATCGGTTTATCACGGCGCTTGACCCGGTGCACGGGACGCTCTCGATCCAGTCGCCACGCGGCAAGCGCACGAGCAGGTACGTTTCGCTGCTCGAGCAGGGCGCCAATCGCGATCCTGAGCTCTTTAAATTTAGAGGAGCGGAGGCGTTGCAGGCATACTTGGACAAGTACTGGGGCGGGGGGATTGCGGAGGATAGGTAGCGAGCGGGGGTTTGAAAGCGGGTAAAAATATGTATATAGTGGGATAGGTGAGGCGAGGGATAATAGTCTTATTAGCGGTTGCGGCAGTTATGGCTGGGCTTGTGGCCTATGCCCTACTACGGGGGACGTGGATTGCGGTCGCTCCCCAGGCGGGGCGCTATAGCCTACACCTCTCATGGGGGAGACTAGTATTTGCGAGCGGGCTCGTGGCGGCTTGGACTGGAGGAGTGCCGAGTGTGAGAGAGGTGAGGGTAACCATACAGGAGGGGAGTGGGACGACGGACAAGTGCATACGGGTCGAGCGTGGGTTGCCCCCGCTTTACTGTGTAAAGAATGAGGGAGGGGAGATCACGGTGTATGTGGACAGTGCGGTGTGGGGACGGGTCGGAGCGGACAAGGCACAGCTTGGCATCAACCTGCTCATGGGAGAGATACTCTACAACACAATAGGGGGCGGGGAGGATAAGTACTGGAGCCTCTATAACCGACTTGAGCCTGTGATGTGGATAGTGGAGGCAAGATGAGGCGAGTACTCTCTGTGATAGTGGTTGTTATAGCGCTCCTCCTTGCGAGGGGCGAGCGGGCGAGTGCACAGAGCTGCTCAGGCTCGACTTGGTGTGGTGAGTACAAAGACACAATTTGCGACTGCGCCAATGCCAAGCTAACACGGATGGACTGTGTGCCTAGCGCAGGAGCCTGTGGGGAGTATAACTGCGATGGCGATCCTGGCTCGTGCTGGTGCAGTGGGACGTGCAACTGGACTGGGGGCGGGGGCGGTGGGTCGTCGTGCCCAGGGGAGTGCAGGCAGGGGTTCAGTTGCGGGGTGGGATACTCGGGAGCGTCTGGCTGTAGCGGGCAAGGGCCAGGAGGAGGGTGCAAGACCAACCAAGTCTGCTGTGCTGCCAACTCGTGCGGGAGTGGGGGAGGAGGCGGGGGATCTGTAGCGTGTGTTGCGCCGCAAGACTGCCCATCAGGGACAGTCAAGAGCGCCACGGTCAAATCTGCGGTATGTCAGCCATTGTGTGGGGACAATGCCTGGGGGACGGGGGGGAGTCCAGGTACCGCCCAGAGTTATACGGAGTGTTGCCAGTGGGAAGAGACTGGTGGGGGTAACTGCTCGTGGGAGCCGTGCCCGACCAAGAATAACCCCAACAAGATCTGCAAGGTCTGTGATCCTGTAGAGACGTAGTGCAAAAAGGAGACGGTCACGACTTACGAGTGTATCCCAAGCTGTGTTGCACAGAACCCCAGTGCCGTCACGCCTCTTGATGGGGCAAATATCGGCGGAACGGGCGTGACGCTCGACTGGAACGCCGTCACCTCGTGGGGGGGCGTGTGACACAGCCCGCCAATACGAGGTGTTTGTTGATACGGTGCCGACCCCAACCACGATATACGGAGTCAATGAAGCCTTGCAAATCAAAAGGCGTTAATGTTTTGATGAGTGATCAAGCATGAATGAAGTTGGTCATTTGAGATAATAGGTCAGTGTAAAGCTTCATGCGGCTACTTGGTGTATAATGTAGCCACATCAAGGAGTTGCCATGAGCGAGGTTAGAGTTGGTACGCGTGAATTAAAAAACAAATTGAGCGAGTATATCCGCCGCGTCAAGAAGGGACAGACCGTCATCGTGACCGAACGCGGAAATGTCGTTGCCCAACTAATCCCTCCCCAGCAAACCATCGAAGAACGCGTCTGGGCAATGGTGGATGCGGGTCTGGCTGATTGGAACGGGAAGAAAATGACGCCATATCAGCCAAAAGTCGTTAATCGGAGCGGTACGTTGGTGTCGGATATGATTCTGGAAGATCGGAGATGATCGTCTACTTCGATACCAGCGCTCTGGTAAAGAGATATTTGCGCGAAACCGGTTCGGACAAGGTCGTCGCTTTATTGAACGAACCCGACCACTTTTTTGGCAGCAGTGTAATTACAAAGGTGGAAATTTCCGCCGCATTTCAGAAGGCAGTTCGGATGGACATTGTTTCATCAGCGATGGCGACGGAAATTTGGGATGACTTTCTCAATCATTGGCAGACATTTACCCGCCTGCACGTTACGGCGGGGATCATCGAAAGGGCAAGCGATATTGCATGGAAACATGGATTACGAGGATATGACTCGCTTCACCTTGCGGCCGCGTCGCTTTGGCAGGAAACGCTCGGCGTGACGGTTGCTTTTGCCGTTTTTGACCGCGATCTTCGCCTAGCCTGTCTCAAGGCAGGAATGAATCCTTGGCCCGCAGAGTAGGATCAACAAGAAATGTTTCAAACCCAAAAACGATGAAAGAAGAAAGAGGAAAGAAGAGACGACGCGTCTTTCTTCTTTCCTCTTTCGTTATCCTTAACTCCTGCTCAACCACCCCACTACCAAACTATCCAACTACCAAACTATTAAACCCTCAACTTCCACAACGTAAACGGATCGTCGAATCCCTTCACGTTGTTCGAAAAACGACTCAACACATCGGGCTTGAGGCTTTGCGAAAGGAACTCCTGCACTTCGGGGTCTTTGTAGATTTCCTCCGTGAAGATCAATTCGCCGCCTTGAGAAAAGCCCGGCAGGCGCGCGGCGATGTTGACCGTCGAACCGAAATAATCCAAGCGGTCATTCAAATTGACAACGATGCACGGACCCTTGTGCATTCCCGCCTTCAGCCAAAGCATCGGCTCGCCGCGTTCCATGATCTTCACTTGCGCCTTCCACACCGCGCGCAACGCGGCAATGGGATGACGGAACGCCGCCATCACCGAATCGCCCATCGTTTTGACGATCGCGCCTCCCTCCGCGGCGATCTCATCCTCGAGCAATTGGAAATGTTCGCGCACGCGACCGAACGCCGGCGCGTCGCCGATGTTTCGATACAGACGAGTCGACTCGCGCAAGTCGGTGAACATCAGCGTGATCGAACCGACAGAAATTTCCTCGCCCGGTCGAATCACTTCGGTGGCGAACAGGTCGCGGAACACTTGCAACGCGGTCACGTCGGCGGCGGTGGCGGCTTGGTCGCCCCACGACGCGCGCTCAAGCTGAAAGGTAGAGTCGGCATCGGTGGCGTTGATCAGGTTGAGGGTCGGAAGAAACGAGACGCGTTGTTCTTCGGGGGGCCATCCAAATTGAGTCACGCGCAAGTCTGCTTTCGATGCCCCGTCCGCATCCGCAAAGATGGAAACAGAACCGCTCGCGTTTGATGCTCGCATGTTGTAACGCCCCGGTTCGAGATGCACATCCACAGGCAGTGAACGCAACGGCGACAAACTTTGCGACATCACCACATGCGGTTGCAATTGCGGGCTTCCCACGCAAAACGCGGCGGCGTAATCAATCGCGCGCACCGATGCGTTGGGGCGAAAGACCACTTCGATGTTGTGATCGAAGTTCGCGCGGAAATCAATCTGGCACGTGTTGCAATGCGAGTCGCCCCGCACGTCGGCGAGGTTGCTATGCCCCTCGGTGATGCCGCGGCACGATGGACACAACAGATCCCACGACATATCCACGATGCCCGCGCGTGTGGCGCGTAAAAACATTTCGAGCACGGCGCGGCGATTCGCGCGAAGCGACCACGCGTCGGCAAGCGAGTACGGGCGTATGCGTTGGATGGACAACTCGTCGGCATGATCAAGAAACTCTTCGAGACGATTCACCAATTCGGGATTCGTGCCCTGCTTCACCACCGCTTCACTCTGGACCTTGAACCTGTTTCGCCCTCCCGAGCTTAACGCGCGCTGACGAGGCATCTCCGTCAACGATTCGCCGCGACTGATGATCGCGTCGTATTTGCGGAACGCGCGCTCGAAGCGATTCTTCGCAATGACGCCGATCCCGAACGGGATTCCAAGTTGGGCAAGGATATTCCCGGTGATGAATGTGGAACTATAAGTGATGCGTGTCCCGCCTTCGGGCAATGGAGTGAAGTTGGCGTTTGTCCGCATCTCATCCAGCGGACCTTTGCTGTAGCGGCGCGTGATGCCGAACGAGTACGGGTACGTCCACTCGAACGGCTCCTCCTCCCACACCACGCGGAGGATGGGAAGTTTCATCCGCGCCCGCTTCGTCCCTTTGACGTTGCTCAGCAGTTCCACCTCCGGCTGACCCGTGTCGCGGTTGAAGCGGTTCGTATCCGCCGCATATTGCCAGATCGCCTCGGGGGAGGACTGGATATCCCATTGCCAGGTGAAAGTGAATTCTTTTGCCATGTGTGTTGGATAAGGAAAGGTGGGATGATTTTACCCAAGAATCATTGCGGGAGGGTTAAGAAAGCGTTTCATTTCAATCTTGGTCAAATTGCTTGACAGGGCGCGACGATGAAAATACAATGCCATAAAGTAGCGGATTGGTTTTATACGAAATCGGGAGGAGCGATGAGCAAGAAGAAAAAGACGCCAGTGAAAACTGATGTGAAGACCGAAACAAATAAGGGATGGAGTGTACCAATTTGGGTCGCTCTAATTACGGGAGTTGTTTCGATTATCGGTGTGTTATTTGCGTTTCCACCTTTTCAAAGAATGTTCGATCCAGAACCATCGCCAACCGCCGTACATACTGACTCTCCCGCGCCAACGAACACATTCACTCTCCAACCAGACACACCAGCGCCTGGCCTAACTTTCACTGAGACGTATACGCCGACATTTGCACTTACCGAAACATTCACGCCCACTGCAACATTCATGTTTGTCCCACCCACATCAACATTGACGCCAACATCAGGATTGTCAATTGGAATGCAAGTCAAAATCACGGCAAATCAATTCAGCGGACGCGCTCCACTCAATGTTACGCTCAGCGCCAAAGACTCGTTCGTCCGCGCGCCTGATGGCGCTATCTTCGAATGCAGAAAAAGCGGTTGTAGTTATATTTGGTATGTCTATTTCAACGGGGAACAATTTATTGATCCACAGAAAACAAACGGAACTCTTGAATTGAAACTGGAGAAGCGCGGCAATTATTTCGTCAGTGTCTACGTTTGTCACGGAGCCGACAGTCCCACCTGCGCCAGCGGTGGGACAGTGGTGGTTGTAGAGTGATTTCTTTCGAGACCCGTTCAGAAACGATATAACACGTAACTAAATAGGGAAACCAAGGCGGGCATGTATTGCTATCCGATTCTGTTCGCTGTTCGTTTTACCAATTGCATAATTGTTGTGCGTCCGCAAACCTCCTGCAAAGCACAAATCATGGAGTCCGTGCTATCCTGTGCGCATGGAAATATTCCTGGTCGCCGCAACATCAACGCTCATCATCGTCTTTATCATAGATACCTTACGCAAGCGAAGCGCCCACCTGTGCCAGCAGGCTGAGGTTGCAAAGCGGCGGCCGACGATCAGGAAATAGTTTCATTCTCTCCTCAGCGCGCAAGAGCCGGGTCTCCTCCCCGGCTCTTGTGCCGTTTCATGGGAAGGCGGGAAATCTGGCAGTATAATAGCCAAACGAAACGAGGCTGTATGCTCCGAAAAACCTTCGAGAATGAAATCCAACAACTCAAAGACGACGTGCTTCAAC from Candidatus Defluviilinea gracilis carries:
- a CDS encoding type II toxin-antitoxin system VapC family toxin is translated as MIVYFDTSALVKRYLRETGSDKVVALLNEPDHFFGSSVITKVEISAAFQKAVRMDIVSSAMATEIWDDFLNHWQTFTRLHVTAGIIERASDIAWKHGLRGYDSLHLAAASLWQETLGVTVAFAVFDRDLRLACLKAGMNPWPAE
- a CDS encoding type II toxin-antitoxin system prevent-host-death family antitoxin, with the translated sequence MSEVRVGTRELKNKLSEYIRRVKKGQTVIVTERGNVVAQLIPPQQTIEERVWAMVDAGLADWNGKKMTPYQPKVVNRSGTLVSDMILEDRR